One window of Pseudomonas urmiensis genomic DNA carries:
- a CDS encoding acyltransferase, producing MRRLLTGILTTFLLLLNTVVMICPLMVFALLKLVLPGRGRDYASAAVMWIAESWSEIDKLIFALCIPTQWDIRGVDKLRQDTSYLCVSNHQTWVDIPALIESLNRRVPFFKFFLKKELIWVPLLGLAWWGLDYPFMKRYSKAFLEKHPELKGKDLEITKAACELFKRQPVTVVNYLEGTRFSEAKRLEQQSPYKYLLKPKAGGVAFVLAALGEQLDALLDVTIVYPGDKAPGFWDLLNGSISRVIIDIRVRELDPALSEGDYENDPAFRQSVQAWVNQLWVEKDQRIEQLRAEMR from the coding sequence ATGCGTCGCCTGCTGACCGGCATCCTCACCACCTTCCTGCTGCTGCTCAATACGGTGGTGATGATCTGCCCGCTGATGGTCTTTGCCCTGCTCAAACTGGTCCTGCCAGGCCGGGGCCGTGACTATGCCTCTGCGGCGGTGATGTGGATCGCCGAATCCTGGTCGGAAATCGACAAGCTCATCTTCGCCCTGTGCATCCCCACCCAGTGGGATATCCGCGGCGTCGACAAACTGCGTCAGGACACCTCCTACCTGTGTGTGAGCAACCACCAGACCTGGGTCGATATCCCCGCTTTGATCGAGAGCCTCAATCGGCGGGTGCCGTTCTTCAAGTTCTTCCTCAAGAAGGAGCTGATCTGGGTGCCGCTGCTGGGCTTGGCCTGGTGGGGGCTGGATTACCCGTTCATGAAGCGTTACAGCAAGGCGTTTTTGGAGAAACATCCAGAGCTCAAGGGCAAGGACCTGGAAATCACCAAGGCTGCCTGCGAGCTGTTCAAGCGCCAGCCGGTGACCGTGGTCAATTACCTGGAAGGCACCCGCTTCAGCGAGGCCAAGCGCTTGGAGCAGCAGTCTCCGTACAAGTACCTGCTCAAGCCCAAGGCCGGTGGTGTGGCGTTCGTTTTGGCGGCATTGGGTGAGCAGCTCGATGCGTTGCTGGATGTCACCATCGTTTATCCAGGCGATAAAGCGCCGGGCTTCTGGGATTTGCTCAATGGCAGCATTAGTCGGGTGATTATCGACATTCGCGTGCGTGAGTTGGACCCGGCGTTGAGTGAAGGGGATTACGAGAATGATCCGGCGTTCCGCCAGTCTGTGCAGGCTTGGGTGAATCAGCTGTGGGTCGAGAAAGATCAGCGGATCGAGCAGCTGCGCGCTGAAATGCGCTGA
- the purU gene encoding formyltetrahydrofolate deformylase yields MSRAPDTWILTADCPSMLGTVDVVTRFLYEQRCYVTEHHSFDDRLSGRFFIRVEFRQPDDFDEVGFRAGLAERSEKFGMTFELTAPNHRPKVVIMVSKADHCLNDLLYRQRIGQLGMDVVAVISNHPDLEPLAHWHKIPYYHFALDPKDKPAQERKVLQVIEDSGAELVILARYMQVLSPELCRRLDGWAINIHHSLLPGFKGAKPYHQAYNKGVKMVGATAHYINNDLDEGPIIAQGVEVVDHSHYPEDLIAKGRDIECLTLARAVGYHIERRVFLNANRTVVL; encoded by the coding sequence ATGAGTCGGGCACCGGATACCTGGATTCTCACCGCCGACTGCCCGAGCATGCTCGGCACTGTCGATGTGGTTACGCGTTTTCTCTACGAGCAGCGCTGCTATGTCACCGAGCACCACTCCTTCGATGACCGGCTGTCGGGGCGCTTCTTCATTCGCGTCGAATTCCGCCAGCCGGATGACTTCGACGAAGTCGGCTTCAGGGCCGGTCTTGCCGAACGCAGCGAAAAGTTCGGCATGACCTTCGAGCTGACCGCCCCCAATCACCGCCCCAAGGTGGTGATCATGGTGTCCAAGGCCGACCATTGCCTGAACGACCTGCTGTATCGCCAGCGCATCGGTCAACTGGGCATGGACGTGGTCGCGGTGATCTCCAACCACCCAGACCTGGAACCCTTGGCCCATTGGCACAAGATCCCCTATTACCACTTCGCCCTCGACCCCAAGGACAAGCCGGCGCAAGAGCGCAAGGTGCTGCAGGTGATCGAGGACAGTGGCGCAGAGCTGGTGATTCTTGCCCGCTACATGCAGGTGCTGTCGCCTGAGCTGTGCCGCCGACTGGATGGCTGGGCGATCAACATCCACCACTCGTTGCTACCAGGGTTCAAAGGTGCCAAGCCTTATCACCAGGCGTACAACAAGGGCGTGAAGATGGTCGGTGCCACCGCGCACTACATCAACAACGACCTCGATGAAGGGCCGATCATTGCCCAGGGCGTCGAGGTGGTCGATCATAGCCACTATCCTGAGGACCTGATTGCCAAGGGGCGCGATATCGAGTGCCTGACCTTGGCGCGGGCAGTGGGTTACCACATCGAGCGCCGGGTGTTCTTGAACGCCAATCGCACCGTAGTGCTTTGA
- a CDS encoding sarcosine oxidase subunit alpha, with amino-acid sequence MSQTYRLASGGRIDRSKVLNFTFNGKTYQGYAGDSLAAALLANGVDIVGRSFKYSRPRGIVAAGTEEPNAILQIGSSEATQIPNVRATQQALYSGLVATSTNGWPNVNNDVMGILGKVGGSMMPPGFYYKTFMYPKSFWMTYEKYIRKAAGLGRAPLQNDPDSYDYMNQHCDVLIVGAGPAGLAAALAAGRSGARVILADEQEEFGGSLLDSRETLDGKPAADWVAATIAELKGLAEVTLLPRATVNGYHDHNFLTIHERLTDHLGDRAPIGQVRHRVHRVRAKQVVLAAGAHERPLVYGNNDVPGNMLAGAVSTYVRRYGVAPGRKLVLSTNNDHAYRTALDWHDAGLQVVAIADARHNPRGSLVEEARAKGIRILTSSAVVEARGSKHVTGARVAAIDVQAFKVTSPGEVLDCDLIASSGGYSPIVHLASHLGGRPVWREDILGFVPGDAPQKRVCVGGVNGVYPLGDVLADGFEGGVRAATEAGFKATTGTLPKTVQRKEEATVALFQVPHDKGTRGPKQFVDQQNDVTAAGIELATREGFESVEHVKRYTALGFGTDQGKLGNINGLAIAARSLGITIPEMGTTMFRPNYTPVTFGAVAGRHCGHLFEPVRFTALHAWHVKNGAEFEDVGQWKRPWYFPKPGEDIHAAVERECKAVRDSVGLLDASTLGKIDIQGPDAREFLNRVYTNAWTKLDVGKARYGLMCKEDGMVFDDGVTACVADNHFIMTTTTGGAARVLQWLELYHQTEWPELKVYFTSVTDHWATMTLSGPNSRKLLEEISDIDLDKENFPFMSWKEGNVGGVPARVFRISFTGELSYEVNVQANYAMGVLEKIVEAGKPFNLTPYGTETMHVLRAEKGFIIVGQDTDGSMNADDLNMSWCVGRNKPYSWIGLRGMNREDCLREDRKQLVGLKPVDPKQWLPEGAQLVFDPKQPIPMDMVGHVTSSYASNSLGYSFAMGVVKGGLKRMGERVFSPQADGSVIEAEIVSSVFFDPKGERQNV; translated from the coding sequence ATGAGCCAGACCTATCGCCTCGCCAGCGGCGGCCGTATCGACCGCAGCAAGGTCCTGAACTTCACCTTCAACGGCAAGACCTACCAGGGTTATGCCGGTGACAGCCTGGCCGCCGCATTGCTGGCCAACGGTGTCGATATTGTCGGGCGCAGCTTCAAGTACTCGCGTCCGCGCGGCATCGTTGCCGCTGGCACCGAAGAGCCGAACGCGATCCTGCAGATCGGTTCCAGCGAAGCCACCCAGATCCCTAACGTGCGGGCCACGCAACAGGCGCTGTACTCGGGCCTGGTCGCCACCAGCACCAACGGTTGGCCGAACGTCAACAACGACGTCATGGGCATCCTGGGCAAGGTGGGCGGCAGCATGATGCCGCCGGGCTTCTACTACAAAACCTTCATGTATCCCAAGTCGTTCTGGATGACCTACGAGAAGTACATCCGTAAAGCCGCAGGCCTGGGCCGTGCGCCGCTGCAGAACGATCCGGACAGCTACGACTACATGAACCAGCACTGCGACGTGCTGATCGTCGGTGCTGGCCCTGCCGGCCTGGCTGCTGCCTTGGCCGCTGGCCGCAGCGGCGCGCGGGTGATCCTCGCCGATGAACAGGAAGAGTTCGGCGGCAGCCTGCTCGACAGCCGCGAGACCCTCGATGGCAAGCCAGCCGCTGACTGGGTTGCCGCGACCATCGCCGAGCTCAAGGGCCTAGCGGAAGTCACCCTGCTGCCACGTGCCACGGTCAACGGTTACCACGACCACAACTTCCTGACCATTCACGAGCGCCTGACCGACCACCTCGGTGACCGCGCGCCTATCGGCCAGGTTCGCCACCGCGTGCACCGCGTGCGCGCCAAGCAGGTGGTGCTGGCGGCTGGCGCCCACGAGCGGCCGCTGGTGTATGGCAACAACGACGTGCCGGGCAACATGCTCGCTGGCGCTGTGTCCACGTACGTTCGCCGCTATGGCGTGGCGCCTGGGCGCAAGCTGGTGCTGTCGACCAACAACGACCACGCCTACCGCACCGCGCTGGACTGGCACGACGCTGGCCTGCAAGTGGTGGCCATCGCCGACGCCCGTCACAACCCACGTGGCTCGCTGGTCGAGGAAGCGCGTGCCAAGGGCATTCGCATCCTCACCTCCAGCGCTGTGGTCGAGGCCCGTGGCAGCAAGCACGTGACCGGCGCCCGCGTGGCGGCGATCGATGTGCAGGCATTCAAAGTCACCAGCCCCGGCGAAGTGCTCGACTGCGACCTGATCGCCAGCTCCGGCGGCTACAGCCCTATCGTTCACCTGGCTTCGCACCTGGGCGGTCGCCCGGTGTGGCGTGAAGACATCCTCGGCTTCGTGCCTGGCGATGCCCCGCAGAAACGCGTCTGTGTCGGGGGCGTGAATGGCGTCTACCCGCTGGGTGATGTCCTTGCCGATGGCTTCGAAGGCGGCGTGCGCGCAGCCACCGAGGCCGGCTTCAAGGCCACTACCGGCACTCTGCCGAAAACCGTCCAGCGCAAGGAAGAGGCCACCGTGGCGCTGTTCCAGGTGCCGCACGACAAAGGCACGCGTGGCCCGAAACAGTTCGTCGACCAGCAGAACGACGTCACCGCCGCCGGTATCGAGCTGGCCACCCGCGAAGGCTTCGAGTCGGTCGAGCACGTCAAGCGCTACACCGCGCTGGGCTTCGGTACTGACCAAGGCAAGCTGGGCAACATCAATGGCCTGGCCATCGCTGCTCGATCGCTAGGTATCACCATCCCGGAAATGGGCACCACCATGTTCCGCCCCAACTACACCCCGGTGACCTTCGGCGCGGTCGCCGGTCGTCACTGTGGTCACTTGTTCGAGCCGGTGCGCTTTACCGCCCTGCATGCCTGGCACGTGAAGAACGGCGCCGAGTTCGAGGATGTCGGCCAGTGGAAGCGTCCGTGGTACTTCCCCAAACCCGGTGAAGACATCCATGCCGCGGTTGAGCGTGAGTGCAAGGCCGTGCGCGACAGCGTCGGCCTGCTCGATGCCTCGACCCTGGGCAAGATCGACATCCAGGGCCCGGATGCGCGGGAGTTCCTCAACCGCGTCTACACCAACGCCTGGACCAAGCTTGACGTGGGCAAGGCCCGCTACGGCCTGATGTGCAAGGAAGACGGCATGGTCTTCGACGACGGCGTTACCGCCTGCGTCGCCGATAACCACTTCATCATGACTACAACCACTGGCGGCGCCGCGCGCGTGCTGCAATGGCTGGAGCTGTACCACCAGACCGAATGGCCGGAACTGAAGGTGTACTTCACCTCGGTCACCGACCACTGGGCGACCATGACCCTGTCCGGCCCCAACAGCCGCAAGCTGCTCGAAGAGATCAGCGACATCGACCTGGACAAAGAAAACTTCCCGTTCATGAGCTGGAAGGAAGGCAACGTTGGCGGGGTGCCGGCGCGGGTGTTCCGGATCTCGTTCACCGGCGAGCTGTCGTACGAAGTCAACGTCCAGGCCAACTACGCCATGGGTGTGCTGGAGAAGATCGTCGAGGCCGGCAAGCCATTCAACCTGACCCCGTACGGCACCGAGACCATGCACGTACTGCGTGCCGAGAAGGGCTTCATCATCGTTGGCCAGGATACCGATGGCTCGATGAACGCCGACGACTTGAACATGAGCTGGTGCGTAGGCCGCAACAAGCCGTACTCGTGGATCGGCCTGCGTGGCATGAACCGCGAAGACTGCCTGCGCGAAGACCGCAAGCAGCTGGTTGGCCTGAAACCGGTCGATCCCAAGCAGTGGCTGCCGGAAGGCGCGCAGCTGGTGTTCGACCCCAAGCAGCCGATCCCGATGGACATGGTTGGCCACGTGACCTCCAGCTACGCCTCCAACTCCCTGGGCTATTCGTTCGCCATGGGTGTGGTCAAGGGCGGCCTCAAGCGTATGGGCGAGCGGGTGTTCTCGCCGCAGGCCGATGGCAGCGTGATCGAGGCCGAGATCGTGTCTTCGGTGTTCTTCGATCCGAAGGGTGAGCGGCAGAACGTCTAA
- a CDS encoding sarcosine oxidase subunit delta translates to MLHIFCPHCGELRSEEEFHASGQAHIARPLDPAACSDEEWGTYMFFRDNPRGIHHELWDHVAGCRQYFNVTRDTVTYEILETYKIGEKPQITAAGKQNAAPSTVKGQGEKV, encoded by the coding sequence ATGTTGCATATTTTCTGTCCCCACTGCGGCGAGCTGCGCTCCGAAGAAGAGTTTCACGCCTCAGGCCAGGCGCACATCGCCCGCCCGCTCGACCCGGCTGCCTGCTCCGACGAGGAGTGGGGTACCTACATGTTCTTCCGCGACAACCCACGCGGCATTCACCACGAGCTGTGGGACCACGTTGCCGGTTGCCGCCAGTACTTCAACGTCACCCGTGACACGGTGACCTACGAGATTCTGGAAACCTACAAGATCGGCGAGAAGCCGCAGATCACCGCCGCTGGCAAGCAAAACGCCGCGCCGTCGACCGTCAAAGGCCAGGGGGAAAAAGTATGA
- a CDS encoding sarcosine oxidase subunit gamma, which produces MSAINVFQQNPGAEAKAQSPLHHADLASLVGKGRKNAGVTLREKKFLGHLTLRGDGHNPEFAAGVHKALGLELPVALTVVANADSSLQWVGPDEWLLIVPGGQELAVEQKLREALEGQHIQVVNVSGGQSLLELRGPNVRDVLMKSTSYDVHPNNFPVGKAVGTVFAKSQLVIRRTAEDTWELVIRRSFADYWWLWLQDASAEYGLSIEA; this is translated from the coding sequence ATGAGCGCTATCAACGTCTTCCAGCAAAACCCCGGCGCTGAGGCCAAGGCCCAGTCGCCGTTGCACCACGCAGACCTGGCCAGCCTGGTCGGCAAGGGTCGCAAGAACGCAGGTGTGACCCTGCGAGAGAAGAAATTCCTCGGTCACCTGACCCTGCGCGGCGATGGCCACAACCCGGAATTCGCCGCAGGCGTGCACAAGGCCCTGGGCCTGGAACTGCCGGTGGCACTGACCGTGGTCGCCAACGCTGACAGCTCGCTGCAGTGGGTCGGCCCCGATGAGTGGCTGCTGATCGTGCCGGGCGGCCAGGAGTTGGCCGTCGAGCAGAAACTGCGCGAGGCCCTTGAAGGCCAGCACATCCAGGTGGTCAACGTCAGCGGTGGGCAAAGCCTGCTGGAGCTGCGCGGGCCGAACGTGCGCGACGTGCTGATGAAATCCACCAGCTATGATGTGCATCCCAACAACTTCCCGGTCGGCAAGGCCGTGGGCACGGTGTTCGCCAAGTCGCAACTGGTGATCCGCCGTACCGCCGAAGACACCTGGGAGCTGGTGATTCGCCGCAGCTTTGCCGATTACTGGTGGCTGTGGCTGCAGGACGCTTCGGCCGAATACGGCCTGAGCATCGAAGCCTAA
- a CDS encoding APC family permease, which translates to MANQPCSAAEAAPAQLRRVLGLPALVFFGLVYMVPLTIFTTYGIVTEITGGRTAGAYLVTLLAMLFTATSYSFMVKRYPVAGSAYSYTNMAFGPNIGFLAGWSLLLDYLFIPMINYLLIGLFLNIAFPAIPAWTIVLASIALVTVLNVIGIHSVAKASNLIVGAQIVFIGVFVALSWQTLGNGQSVDFLSPLLGDGSAPGFGHLMAGAAVLCLSFLGFDAVSTLAEESRDARRDVPRAIILTTLGAGLLFTLLAYISQLVLPGSTFANADAAANEVMLKAGGQFLANFFTAAYVAGSLGSALASQAAVSRILYTMGRDRMLPQRSFGRLSPRFGTPVFATLVVSAFSLLALVINLGTLASLISFGALVAFSAVNLAVVRTHLLMDSSQRNLLGLLRYGVVPLVGLGLTLWLWTSLSALTLVIGLSWFALGLAYLGVLTAGFRRPVRLVDFSEAG; encoded by the coding sequence ATGGCAAACCAACCTTGCTCTGCTGCCGAGGCAGCCCCCGCTCAACTGCGCCGCGTCCTGGGCCTACCCGCGCTGGTGTTCTTCGGCCTGGTGTACATGGTCCCGCTGACCATCTTCACCACCTACGGCATCGTCACCGAAATCACCGGTGGCCGTACGGCCGGCGCCTACCTGGTAACCCTGCTGGCGATGTTGTTCACCGCCACCTCCTATAGCTTCATGGTCAAGCGCTATCCGGTCGCAGGTTCGGCGTATTCCTACACCAATATGGCCTTTGGGCCCAATATCGGCTTTCTTGCCGGCTGGTCGCTGCTGCTCGATTACCTGTTCATTCCGATGATCAACTACCTGTTGATCGGGCTGTTCCTAAATATCGCCTTCCCGGCCATTCCGGCATGGACCATTGTCCTGGCGTCGATCGCTCTGGTGACGGTGCTGAACGTGATCGGTATCCACTCGGTAGCCAAGGCCAGCAACCTGATCGTTGGCGCGCAGATCGTGTTCATCGGGGTGTTTGTCGCCTTGTCGTGGCAGACCTTGGGCAACGGCCAGTCGGTCGACTTCCTCTCGCCCCTGCTGGGCGATGGTTCGGCACCCGGCTTTGGCCACCTGATGGCCGGCGCTGCGGTGCTGTGCCTGTCGTTCCTGGGCTTCGACGCGGTGTCGACCCTGGCCGAAGAAAGCCGCGACGCACGCCGCGACGTACCTCGGGCGATCATCCTCACCACCCTCGGCGCCGGCCTGCTGTTCACCCTGCTGGCCTACATCAGCCAGCTGGTGCTGCCCGGCAGCACCTTTGCCAATGCCGATGCGGCGGCCAATGAAGTGATGCTCAAGGCCGGTGGGCAGTTCCTGGCCAACTTCTTCACGGCCGCCTACGTGGCCGGCAGCCTGGGTTCGGCGCTGGCCTCCCAAGCGGCCGTGTCGCGGATTCTCTACACCATGGGTCGCGACAGGATGCTGCCGCAGCGTAGCTTCGGTCGGCTGTCGCCACGCTTCGGCACCCCAGTGTTCGCCACCCTGGTGGTCTCGGCGTTCTCGCTGCTGGCACTGGTGATCAACCTGGGCACCCTCGCCTCGCTGATCAGCTTTGGCGCCCTGGTCGCGTTCTCGGCGGTCAACCTTGCTGTGGTGCGCACCCACTTGCTGATGGATAGCAGCCAACGCAATTTGCTTGGGCTGCTGCGCTATGGCGTGGTACCGCTGGTCGGCCTGGGCCTGACCTTGTGGCTGTGGACCAGTCTCTCGGCGCTGACCCTGGTGATCGGCCTGAGCTGGTTTGCCCTGGGCCTGGCCTACCTGGGCGTGCTCACGGCCGGCTTCCGCCGCCCGGTGCGCCTGGTGGACTTCTCCGAAGCCGGTTGA
- a CDS encoding ATP-dependent zinc protease family protein, producing MKPLLALLSLLALPVMAAEPTLYGRYEYITLPEIGGETLKAKMDTGALTASLSAKDIERFTRDGEDWVRFRLATKDADGKVYEHKIARISKIKTRADEDDEEGETAEAARRPVVDLELCLGDVKRTVEVNLTDRSSFNYPLLIGAKALREFKAAVNPARRFTAGKPDC from the coding sequence GTGAAACCATTGCTTGCCCTGTTATCGCTGCTCGCCCTGCCGGTCATGGCGGCCGAGCCGACCCTGTATGGTCGCTACGAGTACATCACCTTGCCGGAAATTGGCGGCGAAACGCTCAAGGCCAAGATGGATACCGGCGCGTTGACCGCGTCGCTGTCGGCCAAGGATATCGAGCGCTTCACCCGTGATGGCGAGGACTGGGTACGTTTTCGCCTGGCCACCAAAGATGCCGACGGCAAGGTCTATGAACACAAGATCGCGCGGATCAGCAAGATCAAGACCCGCGCCGATGAAGACGATGAAGAGGGCGAAACGGCTGAGGCGGCGCGCCGGCCGGTGGTCGACCTGGAGCTGTGCCTTGGCGATGTGAAACGCACGGTCGAGGTCAACCTGACCGACCGCAGCAGCTTCAACTACCCGCTGCTGATCGGCGCCAAGGCATTGCGTGAGTTCAAGGCAGCAGTGAACCCGGCGCGCAGGTTCACCGCAGGCAAGCCTGACTGCTGA
- the fdhA gene encoding formaldehyde dehydrogenase, glutathione-independent has product MSGNRGVVYLGAGKVEVRNIDYPKMQDPRGKKIEHGVILKVVSTNICGSDQHMVRGRTTAQVGLVLGHEITGEVIEKGRDVENLQIGDLVSVPFNVACGRCRSCKEMHTGVCLTVNPARAGGAYGYVDMGDWTGGQAEYVLVPYADFNLLKLPNRDKAMEKIRDLTCLSDILPTGYHGAVTAGVGPGSTVYVAGAGPVGLAAAASARLLGAAVVIVGDLNPARLAHAKAQGFEVVDLSKDTPLHEQIVDILGEPEVDCAVDAVGFEARGHGHEGAKHEAPATVLNSLMQVTRVAGKIGIPGLYVTEDPGASDAAAKIGALSIRFGLGWAKSHSFHTGQTPVMKYNRALMQAIMWDRINIAEVVGVQVISLDQAPEGYGEFDAGVPKKFVIDPHKIFSAA; this is encoded by the coding sequence ATGTCTGGTAATCGTGGAGTGGTATATCTCGGCGCCGGCAAGGTCGAGGTGCGCAATATCGACTACCCCAAAATGCAGGACCCACGCGGCAAGAAGATCGAGCACGGGGTGATCCTCAAGGTGGTTTCCACCAACATCTGCGGCTCCGACCAGCACATGGTGCGTGGTCGTACCACCGCCCAGGTCGGCCTGGTGCTGGGCCACGAGATCACCGGCGAAGTCATCGAGAAAGGTCGTGACGTCGAGAACCTGCAAATCGGCGACTTGGTCTCCGTGCCGTTCAACGTCGCCTGCGGCCGCTGCCGCTCGTGCAAAGAGATGCACACCGGCGTCTGCCTGACCGTCAACCCAGCCCGCGCCGGTGGCGCTTATGGTTACGTCGACATGGGCGACTGGACCGGTGGCCAAGCCGAATACGTGCTGGTGCCGTACGCCGACTTCAACCTGCTGAAGCTGCCTAATCGCGACAAGGCCATGGAAAAGATCCGTGACCTGACCTGTCTCTCCGACATCCTGCCAACCGGCTACCACGGCGCTGTAACTGCGGGCGTCGGCCCAGGCAGCACCGTCTACGTCGCCGGTGCCGGCCCGGTCGGCCTGGCTGCAGCTGCGTCGGCGCGCCTGCTTGGTGCGGCGGTAGTCATTGTCGGTGACCTCAATCCCGCCCGTCTGGCCCATGCCAAGGCGCAGGGCTTCGAAGTGGTCGACCTGTCCAAGGACACCCCGCTGCATGAGCAGATCGTCGATATCCTCGGCGAGCCGGAAGTGGATTGCGCCGTTGACGCGGTAGGCTTCGAGGCCCGTGGCCATGGCCATGAAGGCGCCAAGCACGAGGCCCCGGCCACTGTGCTCAACTCGCTGATGCAAGTCACTCGCGTCGCCGGCAAGATCGGCATCCCGGGCCTGTATGTCACCGAGGACCCAGGCGCCTCGGACGCCGCCGCCAAGATCGGCGCGCTGAGCATTCGCTTCGGCCTGGGCTGGGCCAAGTCGCACAGCTTCCACACTGGCCAGACTCCAGTGATGAAGTACAACCGCGCCTTGATGCAGGCGATCATGTGGGACCGGATCAATATCGCCGAAGTGGTCGGCGTGCAGGTGATCAGCCTGGATCAAGCGCCGGAAGGCTACGGCGAGTTCGATGCCGGTGTGCCGAAGAAGTTTGTCATCGATCCGCACAAGATCTTCAGCGCTGCCTGA
- a CDS encoding DUF2780 domain-containing protein produces the protein MKALTLATLMTLAASPVFAFNLSDAANAVSSVHTQNQQGKVQAPAESANLLNTLGSQLNITPEQAVGGAGAMLGLARNNLSTDDYGQLTKAVPGLDLLAGANALGGLSGLGELLGNNSEKSSALSNALGNNVEDRNDLDSAFKALGMDTGMIGQFAPLILQYLGQQGLAGSLLQNLGSLWGAPAAPVTPSV, from the coding sequence ATGAAAGCTCTCACCCTGGCAACCCTGATGACCCTGGCCGCAAGCCCGGTGTTCGCCTTCAACCTCAGCGATGCCGCCAACGCCGTGTCGTCCGTGCACACTCAAAACCAGCAGGGCAAAGTGCAGGCGCCAGCCGAGTCGGCCAATCTGCTCAACACCTTGGGCAGCCAGCTGAACATCACCCCCGAACAAGCGGTGGGCGGGGCAGGGGCCATGCTTGGGCTGGCGCGCAACAACCTGAGCACCGACGACTACGGTCAGTTGACCAAGGCTGTGCCGGGATTGGACCTGCTGGCTGGCGCCAATGCGCTGGGTGGCCTGAGCGGCCTGGGTGAGTTGCTGGGCAACAACAGCGAGAAGTCGTCTGCCCTGAGCAACGCCTTGGGCAACAACGTCGAGGATCGCAACGACCTGGACAGCGCCTTCAAGGCGCTGGGCATGGATACCGGAATGATCGGCCAGTTCGCTCCGCTGATCCTGCAGTACCTGGGTCAACAAGGTTTGGCAGGGTCGTTGCTGCAGAATCTGGGCAGCCTGTGGGGCGCTCCGGCTGCGCCCGTCACCCCATCGGTGTAA
- a CDS encoding sarcosine oxidase subunit beta family protein has protein sequence MQRYSGFGLFKHSLSHHENWQRMWRTPTPKKVYDVVIVGGGGHGLATAYYLAKVHGITNVAVVEKGWLGGGNTARNTTIVRSNYLWDESAKLYEHAMKLWEGLSQDINYNVMFSQRGVYNLCHTLQDIRDSERRVSANRLNGVDGELLNTDQVAAEIPYLDCSKNTRYPILGATVQRRGGVARHDAVAWGFARAADALGVDLIQQTEVIGFRKENGAVIGVETNKGFIGAKRVGVVTAGNSGHMARLAGFRLPLESHPLQALVSEPIKPIIDSVIMSNAVHGYISQSDKGDLVIGAGIDGWVGYGQRGSYPVIEHTLQAIVEMFPILSRVRMNRQWGGIVDTCPDACPIISKTPVKNLFFNCGWGTGGFKATPGSGNVFAASLAKGEMHPLAAPFSIDRFYNGALIDEHGAAAVAH, from the coding sequence ATGCAACGCTATTCGGGCTTCGGCCTCTTCAAACACTCCCTCAGCCACCACGAAAACTGGCAGCGCATGTGGCGCACGCCGACCCCTAAGAAGGTCTATGACGTGGTCATCGTTGGCGGTGGCGGCCACGGCCTGGCCACTGCTTACTACCTGGCCAAGGTTCACGGCATCACCAACGTGGCCGTGGTCGAGAAGGGCTGGCTGGGCGGCGGCAACACCGCCCGTAACACCACCATCGTGCGTTCCAACTACCTGTGGGACGAATCGGCCAAGCTCTACGAACACGCCATGAAGTTGTGGGAAGGCCTGTCGCAGGACATCAACTACAACGTGATGTTCTCCCAGCGCGGCGTCTACAACCTGTGCCACACCTTGCAAGACATTCGTGATTCCGAGCGTCGGGTCAGCGCCAACCGCCTCAATGGCGTCGATGGCGAGCTGCTCAATACCGACCAGGTCGCGGCTGAGATTCCGTACCTGGACTGCTCGAAGAACACCCGCTACCCGATCCTCGGCGCGACCGTTCAGCGCCGTGGCGGCGTGGCCCGTCACGATGCCGTGGCCTGGGGCTTCGCCCGTGCTGCTGACGCCCTCGGCGTCGACCTGATCCAGCAGACCGAGGTCATTGGTTTTCGCAAGGAAAACGGCGCAGTCATCGGCGTCGAGACCAACAAAGGCTTTATCGGCGCCAAGCGCGTTGGCGTGGTCACTGCCGGTAACTCCGGGCACATGGCGCGCCTGGCGGGCTTCCGCCTGCCGCTCGAATCGCATCCGCTGCAAGCGCTGGTGTCCGAGCCGATCAAGCCGATCATCGACAGCGTGATCATGTCCAACGCCGTACACGGCTACATCAGCCAGTCGGACAAAGGCGACCTGGTCATCGGCGCCGGTATCGATGGCTGGGTCGGCTATGGCCAGCGCGGTTCGTACCCGGTGATCGAACACACCCTGCAAGCGATCGTCGAGATGTTCCCGATCCTCTCGCGGGTGCGCATGAACCGCCAATGGGGCGGCATCGTCGACACCTGCCCGGACGCCTGCCCGATCATCTCCAAGACCCCGGTGAAGAACCTGTTCTTCAACTGCGGCTGGGGCACCGGCGGCTTCAAGGCCACCCCAGGTTCGGGCAACGTGTTCGCCGCGAGCCTGGCCAAAGGCGAGATGCACCCGCTGGCCGCGCCTTTCTCCATCGACCGTTTCTACAACGGTGCGCTGATCGACGAACACGGCGCCGCGGCCGTCGCCCACTAA